From a single Caldalkalibacillus uzonensis genomic region:
- a CDS encoding DUF2179 domain-containing protein: protein MVMMLIILVINVVYVSFFTIRMILTLKGQKYLASAISSIEVLIYVIGLGLVLENLNEIQNLIAYALGFALGVLAGSKIEEWMALGYVTVKVISNRHDHPLPQILREAGYGVTSWIGEGRDGKRLMMEILTRRKAQQDLYNHILAYDEKAFIISYEPQHFRGGFWVKSLKKQAKKEGETFHVVHEENLPGVDEKVIEEIRSEDDYADIYAQQTDKGGQLAAQREEKQRQ from the coding sequence ATGGTGATGATGCTGATCATCTTGGTCATCAATGTGGTTTATGTGTCATTCTTTACCATTCGCATGATCCTGACTTTGAAGGGCCAAAAGTACCTGGCCTCAGCGATCAGCTCAATTGAAGTGCTCATCTATGTCATTGGTTTGGGATTGGTGTTGGAAAACCTGAATGAGATCCAAAACCTCATTGCCTATGCCCTTGGCTTTGCCTTGGGTGTTCTGGCCGGCAGTAAAATCGAGGAATGGATGGCTTTGGGTTATGTCACCGTTAAAGTGATCAGTAACCGTCATGATCATCCGCTGCCCCAAATTTTGCGGGAAGCCGGTTATGGGGTCACCTCCTGGATCGGGGAAGGAAGAGACGGCAAACGTTTGATGATGGAAATTTTGACCCGCCGCAAAGCCCAACAGGATTTGTATAACCACATTCTGGCTTATGATGAAAAGGCATTTATCATTTCTTATGAGCCCCAGCATTTCCGCGGAGGATTCTGGGTGAAAAGTTTGAAGAAACAAGCGAAAAAAGAAGGGGAAACGTTTCATGTTGTCCATGAAGAAAACTTGCCCGGCGTGGATGAAAAAGTGATTGAGGAGATCCGTTCCGAGGATGATTATGCGGATATTTACGCACAGCAAACGGACAAAGGAGGGCAGCTGGCCGCCCAAAGGGAAGAGAAGCAAAGACAATGA
- a CDS encoding TrmH family RNA methyltransferase, with product MADNEREAIVAQLINEGLLTEEDDLVWKTLRPQRLRRMYEVLKQRTRHIAVLLEAVDDGHNQAAVLRSADAFGVQDVSIVVGRAPFSPNRKVTQSAHKWLTIERHPSIEAAVKQAQQRGYQVLASHLGVDAVPLAEVDLNKPTVFLFGNEHDGVSHEALELADGNFIIPMYGFVQSLNISVAAAITLHQATQRARHLLGDDYFLTTEERKELFHHWLVTSSARVRRMVEAGGPMAEEDTADDDDA from the coding sequence ATGGCAGACAATGAGCGAGAAGCCATAGTAGCGCAACTCATCAACGAAGGATTATTAACGGAGGAAGATGATCTGGTTTGGAAAACCTTAAGACCCCAGCGCCTGAGACGGATGTATGAGGTTTTAAAACAGCGCACCCGTCATATTGCTGTGCTGCTTGAAGCTGTGGACGACGGGCATAATCAAGCGGCTGTTCTTCGTTCCGCCGATGCGTTTGGCGTGCAAGATGTCTCCATTGTGGTGGGCCGGGCACCGTTTAGCCCCAACCGTAAGGTGACCCAGAGTGCGCACAAGTGGCTGACCATCGAGAGGCATCCATCCATTGAGGCAGCGGTCAAACAGGCTCAGCAGAGAGGTTACCAGGTACTGGCCAGCCATTTGGGGGTTGATGCGGTGCCACTGGCAGAAGTAGACTTAAACAAGCCCACGGTGTTTTTATTCGGCAATGAGCATGACGGTGTCTCCCATGAAGCACTGGAACTGGCCGACGGCAACTTTATTATTCCCATGTACGGTTTTGTGCAAAGCTTAAATATTTCCGTGGCAGCGGCGATCACTTTACATCAGGCCACCCAGCGTGCCAGGCATTTGCTGGGAGATGACTATTTTTTGACCACTGAGGAAAGAAAGGAACTTTTTCACCATTGGTTAGTCACTTCTTCAGCCAGGGTCCGTCGGATGGTAGAGGCGGGCGGACCAATGGCGGAGGAAGACACGGCTGACGATGATGATGCTTAG
- a CDS encoding uracil-DNA glycosylase: protein MGILKNDWSPLLESEFEKPYYQRLRKFLIHEYRTKVVYPDMYDIYNALHYTPYEETKVVILGQDPYHGPGQAHGLSFSVQPGVQAPPSLQNIFKELQDDLGCYIPNNGCLEKWARQGVLLLNTVLTVRQGQPNSHRGMGWETFTDRVIDILNQREQPVVFILWGRNAQAKKELITAPHHYIIESPHPSPFSANRGFFGSRPFSKTNQFLRQIGVKEIDWQIENISLASREAKIWQTMSEKP, encoded by the coding sequence ATGGGGATTTTAAAAAACGATTGGTCTCCTTTACTGGAAAGTGAATTTGAAAAGCCGTATTACCAACGCTTACGAAAATTTCTGATTCATGAATACCGGACCAAAGTGGTTTATCCTGACATGTATGATATTTATAATGCCTTACACTATACGCCGTATGAGGAAACTAAAGTTGTGATTTTAGGGCAAGATCCTTATCACGGGCCAGGACAAGCTCATGGGCTTAGTTTTTCCGTCCAGCCTGGTGTACAGGCTCCGCCTTCCTTGCAAAACATTTTTAAGGAACTGCAGGATGATCTGGGCTGCTATATTCCCAATAACGGCTGCCTTGAAAAGTGGGCCAGACAAGGGGTGCTGCTGCTAAACACGGTACTCACGGTTCGTCAGGGCCAACCCAATTCCCACCGGGGAATGGGGTGGGAAACGTTTACGGACAGAGTGATCGACATCCTGAATCAACGGGAGCAGCCCGTTGTGTTTATTCTCTGGGGGCGGAATGCCCAGGCTAAGAAAGAGCTGATTACCGCACCTCACCATTACATCATTGAGTCCCCCCACCCCAGTCCGTTCTCGGCCAACAGGGGGTTTTTTGGCAGCCGTCCGTTCTCCAAAACCAACCAGTTTCTCAGGCAAATTGGAGTTAAAGAAATTGACTGGCAGATCGAGAATATCTCACTTGCATCACGGGAGGCAAAGATATGGCAGACAATGAGCGAGAAGCCATAG
- a CDS encoding AimR family lysis-lysogeny pheromone receptor: MNLHSLIQEAIKGRGSSQKELADAVGINRTTLSKYLKGNSRLRFDNILKLVRFLFPDREKEIMTAYARDRNHTHLRQCLEYAYINRIDSLKDELLERLQLSSNKVDQEWATVYGLNNRENYSYKLLHVYKNLKLISTEMKIFSQLVTSLIYWHLNLYGFAYETCLELEEKIKKIKDPFIRNSYTARFGAAMASYCLYLDERETCQHYSQLVLDTAPSPIFKATAYLSLGNSYIFESYEETIHFLSKCFELSNQERHDYLINLCKDTFNFAQNYWGHTPQFLNFESKRISDQTEIAFYYIKRNNHSEAKKILDSIDPENLSNIEKAFYYYFRGLITKAETDFSKSVYYFKTSGDLFYLNLPIMELKKLGINTYLIHSIKPIKEGN; the protein is encoded by the coding sequence ATGAATCTTCACAGCCTTATTCAAGAGGCGATTAAGGGCAGAGGGTCATCACAGAAGGAGTTGGCTGACGCTGTTGGTATTAATCGCACTACATTAAGCAAGTATCTTAAGGGAAACAGTAGGTTGCGTTTTGATAACATCTTAAAACTGGTGCGTTTTCTTTTTCCAGACCGGGAAAAAGAGATCATGACAGCTTACGCACGGGACAGGAATCACACGCACCTCCGCCAATGTTTGGAATATGCCTATATTAACCGGATTGATTCCCTTAAAGACGAACTTTTAGAAAGGTTACAGCTATCCAGCAATAAAGTGGATCAAGAGTGGGCCACTGTGTATGGCTTGAATAACAGAGAGAATTACTCTTACAAGCTGTTGCATGTTTATAAAAATTTAAAGCTTATAAGTACTGAAATGAAAATTTTTTCCCAATTAGTTACAAGCCTTATCTATTGGCATTTAAATCTGTATGGTTTTGCCTATGAGACATGTCTAGAACTGGAAGAGAAAATCAAAAAAATCAAAGACCCTTTTATCAGAAATTCTTATACCGCACGTTTTGGCGCGGCAATGGCTTCCTATTGTCTATATCTAGATGAACGTGAAACCTGTCAACACTATAGTCAATTAGTTCTGGATACTGCACCAAGTCCTATCTTTAAAGCCACAGCTTATTTAAGTTTAGGTAACAGTTATATTTTCGAATCCTACGAGGAAACTATTCACTTTCTTTCAAAATGTTTTGAATTGTCAAACCAAGAGCGTCATGATTATCTTATCAACTTATGTAAGGACACTTTTAATTTTGCCCAAAATTATTGGGGGCACACACCCCAGTTTTTGAATTTCGAAAGTAAACGGATCAGTGATCAAACTGAAATTGCCTTTTATTATATTAAACGGAATAATCATAGCGAAGCGAAAAAAATTTTAGATAGTATAGATCCGGAAAACTTATCCAACATAGAAAAAGCTTTTTATTATTACTTTAGAGGATTAATCACAAAGGCGGAAACTGATTTCTCCAAATCTGTTTATTACTTTAAAACCTCTGGAGATTTGTTCTACTTAAACCTCCCCATCATGGAACTTAAAAAACTTGGCATTAATACTTATCTCATACATTCCATTAAGCCTATTAAGGAGGGAAATTAA